The following are from one region of the Microbacterium sp. cx-55 genome:
- a CDS encoding ABC transporter permease, whose amino-acid sequence MTAAAVGAPGSPRRYLHSLWLLSARDLRVRYATSALGYLWSVLDPLVMSGIYWFVFTQVFGRGVGEEPYIVFLITALLPWVWFNSAVTDFTRAFNKDARLVRSTAIPRSIWVNRIALSKGIEFLCSLPVLVLFAVVSGATVGWGLLLFPVAVLLQAVLLVGLGLIVAPLCVLWGDLERTTRLVLRALFYASPIIYGVTDLPGAFADLAALNPLAGIFTLYRVGFFPDQWDALSVGIGAVTSILILIIGVLVFRRLERSVLKEL is encoded by the coding sequence GTGACCGCCGCCGCCGTAGGAGCTCCCGGATCCCCGCGGCGCTACCTCCACTCGCTGTGGCTCTTGTCTGCCCGCGACCTGCGGGTGCGCTACGCGACCAGCGCACTCGGGTACCTGTGGTCGGTCCTCGATCCGCTCGTCATGAGCGGGATCTACTGGTTCGTCTTCACGCAGGTGTTCGGGCGGGGCGTCGGCGAAGAGCCGTACATCGTCTTCCTCATTACAGCTCTCTTGCCGTGGGTATGGTTCAACTCCGCGGTCACGGATTTCACGCGAGCGTTCAACAAAGACGCGCGTCTCGTGCGATCGACCGCGATCCCGCGGTCGATCTGGGTCAACCGGATCGCCCTCAGCAAGGGGATCGAGTTCCTCTGTTCGCTGCCCGTGCTCGTGCTGTTCGCGGTCGTCTCCGGCGCCACCGTCGGATGGGGGTTGCTCCTCTTCCCGGTCGCCGTGCTCCTGCAGGCCGTCCTCCTCGTCGGGCTCGGTCTCATCGTCGCGCCGCTCTGCGTGCTCTGGGGCGACCTCGAGCGCACGACACGTCTCGTTCTGCGAGCGCTGTTCTACGCGTCGCCGATCATCTACGGAGTGACCGATCTTCCCGGTGCATTCGCCGACCTCGCCGCGCTCAATCCGCTGGCGGGCATCTTCACGCTCTACCGGGTCGGGTTCTTCCCCGACCAGTGGGATGCGCTGAGCGTGGGAATCGGGGCGGTCACCAGCATCCTCATCCTGATCATCGGTGTGCTGGTCTTCCGTCGCCTGGAGCGATCCGTGCTGAAGGAGCTGTGA
- a CDS encoding ABC transporter ATP-binding protein: protein MSDALAIEVGGLGVRFRRNRRGRRTLKDLFSGSSRRSRPGEFWPLRGVSFDVRPGESIGVVGRNGQGKSTLLKLVAGVLLPDEGHVRVHGGVAPLIEITGGFVGDLTVRENVRLTAGLHGMPRAEVARRFDGIIDFAELRESVDTPYKHLSNGMKVRLAFSVVSQLEEPILLVDEVLAVGDKAFREKCYRRIDELLADGRTLFFVSHNEKDLRRFCTRGLYLDKGALKMDAPIAEVLDRYNADYNAG, encoded by the coding sequence ATGTCAGACGCTCTCGCGATCGAGGTCGGCGGGCTCGGTGTGCGCTTCCGTCGCAACCGGCGCGGTCGACGCACCCTCAAGGATCTTTTCTCCGGATCGTCGCGGCGTTCGCGCCCGGGCGAGTTCTGGCCGCTCCGAGGCGTGTCCTTCGACGTGCGGCCGGGGGAGTCCATCGGGGTCGTCGGGCGGAACGGTCAGGGCAAGTCGACGCTCCTCAAACTCGTCGCGGGCGTGCTTCTGCCGGACGAGGGTCACGTGCGTGTGCACGGCGGGGTGGCGCCGCTCATCGAGATCACCGGCGGGTTCGTCGGCGATCTCACGGTGCGCGAGAACGTACGCCTGACCGCGGGCCTGCACGGCATGCCGCGCGCGGAGGTCGCGCGACGTTTCGACGGGATCATCGACTTCGCCGAACTGCGCGAGTCGGTCGACACCCCATACAAGCACCTCTCGAACGGGATGAAGGTGCGCCTGGCCTTCTCGGTCGTCTCGCAGCTCGAGGAGCCGATCCTGCTCGTCGACGAGGTGCTCGCGGTCGGCGACAAAGCGTTCCGGGAGAAGTGCTATCGCCGCATCGATGAGCTTCTCGCGGACGGGCGGACGCTCTTCTTCGTCAGCCACAACGAGAAGGACCTGCGCCGCTTCTGCACCCGCGGTCTCTACCTCGACAAGGGTGCCCTGAAGATGGATGCGCCGATCGCCGAAGTGCTCGATCGGTACAACGCCGATTACAACGCGGGCTGA
- a CDS encoding glycosyltransferase: MAAAPESHDVLTSFDPASATIAVVTYNRSALLTRLLESLVVMDPKPGHIVIVDNASSDDTTAVVESFRSRIGSEIVYRKLDTNTGGSGGFSEGMRIAYELGSEWIWLMDDDVEVLPDGLARMGVWAPRFQSIQGRRYDYDGSEFYWQYRVADRMGIPIPFAPAGFGPSGYKEMNSGCFEGMFIHRDIVRRIGLPDPRFFIYWDDQLYGWLASRITTSVIVDEFVLRRTREIKQWDMGIRHMNASSDAYRYYIMRNRAHIKRYYRTVGAYSPVLFGAGTALTFAKEIIRLLVVERKVSGTRHLFRGLRDGRKIARDRSWRPMPPLDAAQPAL, from the coding sequence ATGGCCGCCGCACCGGAAAGTCACGACGTGCTCACTTCTTTCGACCCGGCATCCGCCACGATCGCGGTCGTCACCTACAACCGCTCCGCACTGCTCACGCGCCTGCTCGAGAGCCTCGTGGTGATGGACCCGAAGCCGGGCCACATCGTGATCGTCGACAACGCGTCGAGCGATGACACGACCGCCGTCGTGGAGTCCTTCCGGAGCCGCATCGGGAGCGAGATCGTCTATCGCAAGCTCGACACGAACACCGGCGGATCGGGCGGGTTCAGCGAGGGGATGCGGATCGCCTACGAGCTGGGCTCCGAGTGGATCTGGCTGATGGACGACGACGTCGAGGTACTCCCCGACGGACTCGCGCGGATGGGCGTGTGGGCACCCCGCTTCCAGAGCATCCAGGGGCGCCGGTACGACTACGACGGCAGCGAGTTCTACTGGCAGTACCGGGTCGCCGACCGAATGGGCATTCCGATCCCCTTCGCCCCGGCCGGGTTCGGCCCGTCGGGCTACAAGGAGATGAACTCCGGATGCTTCGAGGGCATGTTCATCCACCGTGACATCGTCCGCCGGATCGGTCTGCCCGACCCGCGCTTCTTCATCTACTGGGACGACCAGCTGTACGGCTGGCTGGCGTCGCGGATCACCACATCCGTCATCGTTGACGAGTTCGTGCTGCGTCGCACACGCGAGATCAAGCAGTGGGACATGGGCATCCGGCACATGAATGCGTCGAGCGACGCCTACCGCTACTACATCATGCGCAACCGCGCCCACATCAAGCGCTACTACCGCACGGTGGGCGCATACAGCCCCGTGCTGTTCGGCGCCGGCACGGCGCTGACGTTCGCGAAGGAGATCATCCGACTCCTCGTGGTGGAGCGGAAGGTCAGCGGTACCCGGCACCTGTTCCGGGGGCTCCGCGACGGTCGCAAGATCGCGCGCGATCGCTCGTGGCGGCCGATGCCGCCGCTGGATGCGGCTCAGCCCGCGTTGTAA
- a CDS encoding O-antigen ligase family protein, with the protein MTDAAAVRQAGDLLRSAALARAFTLTTIAAAFGAFAIERLAGRLTYVTIIAGLCAVAVGILVARRAELSLLRLVPFSVVILIVWAGISVVWSSDPPKSAWGWVSLLAFALLAITIGHVRDTLQTARAVGDVMRWLLGVSLGVEVLFGILLDMPFRLLGVQGNIAQFGPVQGIFGTRNALGFIAVLALITFVVEWRTSSVRPGLSIFSVVLAGGMAVLSDSPTVLVIGIVVGLATLALMAVRHAPAVRRPSLQIALGSTVVVGLVLAYAARNRIIAFLGAGSDFSTRADLWNTILDFVRTNPVQGWGWFGSWTTTELPFLPINLFLRERHASALNAYFDVLLQIGWFGLLLFLLVCGIALVRGWVEASNRRSVVYTWTPLMLVALLVDSMFESFTLVGYGWMLLVLCAARASRSRSWRDRVRDETAVPPELPSGIQGEDGKGR; encoded by the coding sequence ATGACGGATGCGGCCGCCGTCCGCCAGGCCGGCGACCTGCTGCGTTCGGCGGCGCTCGCTCGCGCGTTCACGCTGACGACGATCGCCGCGGCGTTCGGCGCCTTTGCGATCGAACGGCTCGCCGGTCGGCTCACGTACGTGACGATCATCGCGGGGTTGTGCGCGGTGGCCGTCGGCATCCTGGTCGCTCGTCGGGCGGAGTTGTCGCTGCTGCGGCTGGTGCCGTTCTCGGTCGTCATCCTGATCGTCTGGGCGGGGATCAGCGTCGTCTGGTCGTCCGACCCGCCCAAGTCCGCGTGGGGGTGGGTTTCGCTGCTCGCGTTCGCCCTGCTGGCGATCACGATCGGTCATGTGCGCGACACGCTGCAGACGGCGCGCGCTGTCGGCGACGTCATGCGGTGGCTGCTCGGGGTCTCGCTCGGGGTCGAGGTGCTGTTCGGCATCCTGCTCGACATGCCCTTCCGGCTGTTGGGGGTGCAGGGCAACATCGCCCAGTTCGGGCCGGTGCAGGGCATTTTCGGCACTCGCAACGCGCTCGGCTTCATCGCGGTGCTCGCCCTCATCACGTTCGTCGTGGAGTGGCGCACGTCGTCGGTGCGGCCGGGGCTCTCGATCTTCTCGGTGGTTCTGGCGGGCGGGATGGCGGTGCTCTCGGACTCCCCCACCGTGCTGGTGATCGGAATCGTGGTCGGGCTCGCCACACTCGCTCTCATGGCCGTCCGGCACGCGCCGGCCGTACGGCGCCCCTCCCTGCAGATCGCTCTCGGCAGCACGGTGGTCGTCGGCCTTGTGCTGGCGTACGCGGCCCGCAATCGCATCATCGCGTTCCTCGGCGCAGGCTCGGACTTCTCGACCCGCGCGGATCTCTGGAACACGATCCTCGATTTCGTCCGGACGAACCCGGTGCAAGGGTGGGGGTGGTTCGGCTCGTGGACGACGACGGAGCTCCCGTTCCTCCCCATCAACCTCTTCCTCCGTGAGCGCCACGCGTCGGCGCTGAACGCCTACTTCGACGTGCTGCTGCAGATCGGCTGGTTCGGCCTGCTGCTGTTCCTGCTCGTCTGCGGCATCGCGCTGGTCCGGGGCTGGGTCGAGGCGAGCAACCGGCGCTCGGTGGTCTACACCTGGACGCCGCTGATGCTCGTCGCGCTGCTGGTCGATTCGATGTTCGAGAGCTTCACGCTGGTCGGCTACGGGTGGATGCTGCTCGTGCTGTGCGCCGCACGAGCAAGCCGGTCACGTTCGTGGCGCGATCGTGTGCGCGACGAGACGGCCGTGCCCCCCGAGCTGCCGAGCGGCATTCAGGGCGAGGACGGGAAGGGGCGGTAG